Proteins encoded by one window of Dioscorea cayenensis subsp. rotundata cultivar TDr96_F1 chromosome 20, TDr96_F1_v2_PseudoChromosome.rev07_lg8_w22 25.fasta, whole genome shotgun sequence:
- the LOC120251956 gene encoding peroxisome biogenesis protein 2, translating to MANETLASSSPSTPNVPPEHAWIDAHRALLPRWNSSSSSSSSSSSSSSFQTAIPISISRVNQFDAARLDVEMAAMLKEQLVKVFSVMKPGFLFQYEAELDAFLDFLIWRFSIWVDKPTPGNALMNLRYRDERAMVTRGKEVRTGVEGQGLSVSQKIWYCLGTVGGQYLWARLQAFSAFRRWGDTEQRSFARYLWILMQHVEGIYKAASFSNLLLFLYNGRYRTIIERVLQARLVYGSPNMNRSVSFEYMNRQLVLNEFSEMLLLLLPLLKSSSIKKLLLPFSKEKTPGSSNDDEMCPICLKSPSTPFVALPCQHRYCYYCISTRATAANSYRCARCNETVGAIQRHGLTNNQK from the exons ATGGCCAATGAAACCCTAGCTTCGTCTTCTCCTTCCACGCCCAACGTCCCTCCAGAGCATGCTTGGATCGATGCCCATCGTGCTCTTCTTCCCCGATGGAACTCCTcttcgtcgtcgtcgtcgtcgtcgtcctcctcctcctcctttcaG ACAGCAATACCGATCTCGATATCGAGGGTGAACCAGTTCGACGCGGCGAGGCTTGATGTGGAGATGGCGGCCATGTTGAAAGAGCAGCTCGTCAAGGTCTTTTCAGTGATGAAG CCAGGGTTCTTGTTTCAATACGAGGCAGAGCTTGATGCTTTCCTTGATTTCCTGATTTGGAGGTTCTCTATTTGGGTGGATAAGCCCACGCCTGGGAATGCTCTTATGAATTTGAGGTACAGGGATGAGCGCGCCATGGTAACCAGAGGGAAAGAAG TAAGAACCGGTGTAGAAGGTCAGGGGCTTTCAGTTTCTCAAAAAATCTGGTATTGTCTTGGTACGGTTGGTGGTCAGTATCTATGGGCACGCTTGCAAGCTTTTTCTGCTTTCCGTAGATGGGGTGATACTGAACAG AGATCATTTGCACGGTACTTGTGGATTCTAATGCAACATGTGGAAGGCATTTATAAAGCTGCATCTTTTAGCAACCTGTTGTTATTTCTATATAATGGAAG GTATAGGACAATTATTGAGAGAGTGCTTCAAGCAAGGCTTGTATATGGAAGCCCCAATATGAATCGATCTGTAAGCTTTGAGTACATGAATCGGcagttagttttgaatgaatTCTCT GAAATGTTGCTTTTGCTTCTTCCACTCCTCAAGTCATCCTCTATAAAAAAACTTCTTCTCCCATTCTCTAAAGAAAAGACTCCTGGATCTTCTAATGATGATGAGATGTGCCCCATATGCCTAAAAAGTCCCAGTACTCCATTTGTTGCACTTCCCTGTCAACACAG GTACTGTTATTACTGCATTAGCACTCGTGCCACTGCAGCTAACTCATATAGGTGCGCACGGTGTAATGAGACAGTTGGTGCCATTCAACGACATGGACTGACCAATAATCAGAAGTAG